The sequence GTGGCTCGATATGAAAAACCGCACAAACCGGATAAAAAATTATTGCTGGCTCTGGGCAGACGGCTCCGGTTCCTGCGTGAGCGCCAAAAATTAACCATCGAGCAGTTGAGCGCGGCTGCGGACATCAATTTCAAATATCTGCAGCGCTGCGAGACCGGACGAAGCAATCCGTCTATTTCCATATTATTCGCCATAGCCGGCGGACTGGAGATAAGACCGGAGAAAATTATTACGGGAATAAAAAAATCCTAAACCGTTGTTTTAGCCCAGCGCCACATCCAAAATCATCATGACCAAAAAACCACCCATGACCGCCAGAGTGCCCAGATTGGAATGTTCGCCCAGATGCGCCTCGGGGATCAGCTCTTCCACAACCACATACAGCATCGCCCCCGCCGCAAAAGCCAGCAGCCAGGGCATATACGGTGCGATCAAACCGGCTACGGATACCACCAGCAGACCGAACAGCGGCTCAACCGCGCCTGACGCGCAGCCCAGCAAAAAAGCCCGGCGGGCAGGCAGGCCCTCCTGTCGGAGCGGCAGGGCTACCGCGGCGCCTTCCGGAAAATTTTGAATGCCGATGCCCAAAGCCAGCGCCAGCGCGGACATGTACAACGCCGATCCGCCGCCGTGTTGCGCGGCCAGCGCAAAAGCCAGACCGACCGCCATGCCCTCCGGAATATTGTGCAGAGTTA comes from Candidatus Margulisiibacteriota bacterium and encodes:
- a CDS encoding helix-turn-helix domain-containing protein; translated protein: VARYEKPHKPDKKLLLALGRRLRFLRERQKLTIEQLSAAADINFKYLQRCETGRSNPSISILFAIAGGLEIRPEKIITGIKKS
- a CDS encoding ZIP family metal transporter, giving the protein MRDFLWAAGGVGFIFLMTCLGAALVFFFRQRTSKVMQTLFLGFAAGVMIAASVFGLLMPAIEETAAAGQISWLPAAGGLVIGVLFLYGLDRIIPHLHAFTNVREGLSNSLKRTTLLVSAVTLHNIPEGMAVGLAFALAAQHGGGSALYMSALALALGIGIQNFPEGAAVALPLRQEGLPARRAFLLGCASGAVEPLFGLLVVSVAGLIAPYMPWLLAFAAGAMLYVVVEELIPEAHLGEHSNLGTLAVMGGFLVMMILDVALG